From a single Loigolactobacillus coryniformis subsp. coryniformis KCTC 3167 = DSM 20001 genomic region:
- a CDS encoding GT-D fold domain-containing glycosyltransferase, producing MTSKLAQIKQMISNDTLYSLLQHAAHPIMSLRYLWFMWRAPRPQVANTKQTLAYLNQHHLSVARYGDGEFRWMMNIKNDSFQDTTPELARRLQEIIKSNQANIMICLPDVFDGLQQYTRTNAGAWRHILSHYGFKIVKYLQPNKRYYDANFTRPYIDRRDKVQSEQFFAQIKHLWADRNVLIVEGAATRFGLSNDFLATARSVRRIICPSTNAFKQYAAILAQTKAIARPDDVILIALGPTATVLAYDLAQVGFWALDIGHADVEYDWFQAKATVRTPLKNKYVNELAAGHTVDNTNDKQYLQEIVAHIAQT from the coding sequence ATGACTTCAAAATTAGCTCAGATTAAGCAAATGATAAGTAATGATACGCTTTATAGTTTACTACAGCATGCTGCACATCCGATCATGTCGTTACGTTACCTCTGGTTCATGTGGCGAGCTCCGCGGCCGCAGGTAGCCAATACTAAGCAAACTTTAGCGTACTTAAATCAACATCATCTTTCGGTAGCGCGCTATGGTGATGGTGAATTTCGTTGGATGATGAATATTAAAAATGATTCCTTTCAGGACACAACTCCAGAATTAGCTCGACGATTGCAGGAAATCATTAAATCCAATCAAGCTAACATCATGATTTGTTTACCAGATGTTTTTGATGGTTTACAGCAGTATACACGGACTAATGCTGGTGCTTGGCGTCATATTCTAAGTCATTACGGTTTTAAAATCGTTAAGTATCTGCAGCCAAATAAACGCTATTATGATGCAAATTTTACTCGGCCTTATATCGATCGCCGTGATAAAGTGCAGAGTGAGCAGTTTTTTGCACAGATCAAGCATTTATGGGCTGATCGTAATGTGTTGATCGTTGAAGGTGCGGCGACTCGCTTTGGACTGAGCAATGATTTTTTAGCTACAGCACGTTCTGTTCGGCGAATTATTTGTCCAAGTACTAATGCTTTTAAACAGTATGCGGCTATTTTAGCGCAAACTAAAGCAATCGCGCGACCAGATGATGTAATTTTAATTGCGCTTGGACCTACTGCAACAGTGTTGGCTTACGATTTGGCTCAAGTAGGTTTTTGGGCGCTAGATATCGGCCATGCTGATGTGGAGTATGATTGGTTTCAAGCTAAGGCAACGGTCAGAACACCGCTTAAAAATAAATATGTCAATGAACTTGCTGCGGGGCATACGGTTGATAATACAAATGACAAGCAATACTTACAGGAAATTGTTGCACATATTGCTCAGACATAA
- a CDS encoding glycosyltransferase family 2 protein, with protein MEKTMRLTAIIVLYEISADTAQTIRSLQAMKKTAAWAMIRQIHFVIFDNSKQAQLVPTQLLPNFEYYHSQRNVGLAAAYNQALAIAVQQNSDYLLLLDQDTKLTPSYLAELFTAVTAKVQPIAIVPKIQAAGQLISPIRAAQPFKVIPVTSGYQNEVTAINSAACFRVDFLQQCGGFELQFPLDFLDYWLFYQVRQTHQPVLVLQSQLMHELSVMHTQSISTARYQGIIRAEWLYYHRFQKISSWQYWRHVWLRLFSQLILKRDFAKVKLLLKWMIRRKPSV; from the coding sequence ATGGAGAAAACAATGCGATTAACTGCGATTATTGTACTTTATGAAATATCTGCGGATACAGCACAAACGATTCGCTCGTTGCAAGCTATGAAAAAGACGGCTGCTTGGGCGATGATTCGGCAGATCCATTTTGTCATATTTGATAACTCGAAGCAGGCACAACTAGTACCAACCCAGCTTTTACCTAACTTTGAGTATTATCATAGTCAGCGAAACGTTGGTTTAGCAGCTGCCTATAATCAAGCGTTGGCTATCGCTGTGCAGCAAAATAGTGACTATCTCTTGCTGCTAGATCAGGACACTAAATTAACACCGAGCTATTTAGCGGAATTATTTACAGCAGTGACTGCCAAAGTACAGCCAATCGCGATCGTTCCTAAAATTCAGGCAGCTGGGCAATTGATATCACCGATACGCGCTGCACAACCGTTTAAAGTAATCCCTGTTACCAGCGGTTATCAAAATGAGGTAACGGCTATTAATTCAGCAGCTTGTTTTCGGGTTGACTTTTTGCAACAATGTGGTGGTTTTGAGCTACAGTTTCCGCTGGACTTTTTAGACTATTGGCTCTTTTATCAAGTCAGACAAACGCATCAGCCAGTATTGGTTTTACAAAGTCAGTTGATGCATGAGTTATCAGTGATGCACACGCAATCGATCTCAACTGCGCGTTATCAAGGCATTATACGGGCAGAATGGCTATATTATCATCGGTTCCAGAAAATTAGTTCATGGCAGTATTGGCGACATGTATGGCTTCGATTATTCAGTCAGCTTATTTTAAAACGTGACTTTGCAAAAGTGAAGTTATTACTGAAATGGATGATCCGGCGTAAACCCTCTGTTTGA
- the rfbB gene encoding dTDP-glucose 4,6-dehydratase, with translation MNLLVTGGAGFIGANFVHYMLDAHPEDTIVNLDLLTYAGNSHNLDDLKDEPRHHFVHGNITNRELVTHLVHEFNIDGIINFAAESHVDRSILHPEVFIETNVQGTLALLDVAKKENVGKYLQVSTDEVYGTLGAEGYFAETSPLQPNSPYSASKASADMIVRAYYETYGLNVNITRCSNNYGPYQFPEKLIPLMVSNGMEGKDLPIYGDGKNIRDWLYVTDHCRAIDLVFREGKKGEVYNVGGHNERTNNQIVHRIIEALDLPDSRIKYVADRLGHDRRYAIDPKKIETELGWEPEYTFDTGIVKTIKWYQDNEAWWQPLKARAGLK, from the coding sequence ATGAACCTTTTAGTTACCGGTGGGGCCGGCTTTATCGGCGCTAATTTCGTCCACTACATGTTGGACGCCCATCCAGAAGATACGATCGTTAACTTGGACTTATTGACCTATGCCGGCAATAGCCATAATTTGGACGATCTGAAAGACGAACCGCGTCATCATTTTGTTCACGGCAATATCACGAATCGTGAATTAGTCACGCATTTGGTCCATGAATTCAATATCGACGGCATCATCAACTTTGCGGCTGAATCCCATGTGGATCGTTCGATCTTGCATCCGGAAGTCTTCATCGAAACCAATGTTCAAGGGACATTGGCACTATTAGATGTGGCGAAAAAAGAAAACGTGGGTAAGTATCTTCAAGTTTCCACCGATGAAGTTTACGGGACATTAGGTGCAGAAGGTTACTTTGCAGAAACCTCACCCCTACAGCCGAACTCGCCGTACTCCGCTAGTAAAGCTTCTGCTGATATGATCGTGCGGGCTTACTACGAAACGTACGGTTTGAACGTGAACATCACGCGTTGTTCCAACAACTACGGTCCTTACCAATTCCCCGAAAAGTTGATTCCATTAATGGTCTCCAACGGCATGGAAGGCAAGGACTTGCCGATTTATGGTGATGGTAAAAACATCCGCGATTGGTTATACGTTACCGATCATTGCCGTGCCATCGATTTAGTTTTCCGCGAAGGCAAAAAAGGTGAAGTCTACAATGTGGGTGGTCATAACGAACGAACCAACAACCAAATTGTCCATCGGATTATTGAAGCCTTGGACTTACCAGATTCCCGGATCAAGTATGTGGCTGATCGCTTAGGTCATGATCGTCGTTACGCTATCGATCCCAAGAAGATCGAAACTGAACTGGGTTGGGAACCAGAATATACGTTTGATACTGGGATCGTCAAGACCATCAAATGGTATCAAGATAATGAAGCTTGGTGGCAGCCGTTGAAGGCCCGCGCTGGCTTGAAGTAA
- the nagA gene encoding N-acetylglucosamine-6-phosphate deacetylase: MSTKVLKHATIYTGDDIIDDGFVRFDDKILAVGSMEDFKNYPGDEVILATGKTIIPGFIDVHSHGGYGFDAMDGNADEIDAMVKKMTQNEGITTYFATTMTQSNANIEKAMRGVKEAADRNPVIKGVHLEGPFISAKFKGAQPEEYIKDPDPELLDHWNELAGGLVKLITYAPEDDHAKEFEDYCLAHNIVPAVGHSNATREQLLTSKASHATHLYNAQREFKHREPGVTGHVMLENNMYAELIMDGFHIVPDMLELAFDQKGPERIELVTDSMRSKGMPEGESELGGQKVFVKDKQARLADGTLAGSVLEYPDAFKNALKFTEADLYDAVLMSSVNQAREFGLDSKGGIAVGKDADMNIIDNAANLLETYSYGRHFVRNAD, encoded by the coding sequence ATGAGTACAAAAGTGTTGAAGCACGCCACGATTTATACTGGTGACGATATCATCGATGATGGTTTTGTTCGTTTTGATGACAAAATTTTAGCGGTTGGATCAATGGAAGATTTCAAAAATTACCCTGGCGATGAAGTGATTTTGGCAACTGGTAAGACGATCATTCCTGGATTTATCGATGTACACAGTCACGGTGGTTATGGTTTCGACGCCATGGATGGTAATGCGGACGAGATCGACGCTATGGTCAAAAAAATGACGCAAAACGAAGGTATCACGACTTACTTTGCTACAACAATGACACAATCCAACGCCAACATTGAAAAAGCAATGCGTGGGGTTAAGGAAGCGGCTGACCGTAATCCAGTGATCAAAGGCGTTCATTTGGAAGGGCCATTCATTTCCGCTAAATTTAAAGGTGCACAACCAGAAGAGTACATCAAAGATCCTGATCCTGAATTACTTGACCATTGGAATGAATTAGCTGGCGGTTTGGTTAAATTGATCACTTACGCGCCAGAAGATGATCACGCCAAAGAGTTCGAAGATTATTGTTTAGCGCATAATATTGTGCCAGCTGTTGGTCACAGTAACGCTACTCGTGAACAATTATTGACCAGCAAGGCGAGCCACGCTACCCATTTGTACAACGCACAACGCGAATTCAAACATCGTGAACCTGGTGTTACTGGCCACGTTATGTTGGAAAACAACATGTACGCTGAATTGATCATGGATGGTTTCCACATCGTACCAGATATGCTAGAACTTGCTTTCGACCAAAAGGGCCCAGAACGCATTGAATTAGTCACTGACTCGATGCGCTCAAAAGGGATGCCAGAGGGCGAAAGTGAACTTGGCGGTCAAAAAGTTTTTGTTAAAGACAAGCAAGCTCGTTTAGCTGATGGCACATTGGCTGGTTCCGTTTTGGAATACCCTGATGCATTCAAGAACGCTTTGAAGTTCACCGAAGCTGACCTTTACGACGCTGTTTTGATGAGTTCAGTTAACCAGGCCCGCGAATTCGGTCTAGATAGCAAAGGCGGCATTGCTGTCGGTAAAGACGCTGATATGAACATTATTGATAACGCTGCTAACTTGTTAGAAACATACAGCTACGGCCGTCATTTTGTTCGCAACGCTGACTAA
- the rfbA gene encoding glucose-1-phosphate thymidylyltransferase RfbA, which translates to MKGIILAGGSGTRLYPVTRAISKQLIPVYDKPMIYYPLSSLMLAGIQDICIISTPKDTPRFEELFQDGHELGLNISYKVQEKPNGLAEAFLLAEDFIAGDSVCLILGDNIFYGGGLSKMLQEAAAKTVGATVFGYHVNDPERFGVVDFDENHHAISIVEKPEHPTSNYAVTGLYFYDNQVVDIAKKIKPSPRGELEITDVNQEYLRRGQLDVQLMGRGFAWLDTGTHASLQQASSFIETIQTRQNLEVACLEEIAYRMGYIGKDKLLELAQPLKKTEYGQYMIRLATDQLEYLG; encoded by the coding sequence ATGAAAGGTATCATTCTTGCCGGCGGCTCGGGAACCCGCCTGTACCCGGTTACCCGGGCAATTTCGAAACAATTGATCCCGGTTTACGATAAACCAATGATCTATTATCCGCTGTCCAGCTTAATGTTAGCGGGAATTCAAGATATTTGCATCATTTCCACGCCTAAGGACACGCCACGGTTTGAAGAATTATTTCAGGACGGGCATGAATTAGGGTTGAATATTTCGTACAAGGTCCAAGAAAAGCCCAACGGATTGGCGGAAGCTTTTCTGTTAGCGGAAGATTTTATTGCCGGTGATTCGGTTTGTTTGATCCTCGGCGATAATATTTTCTATGGCGGTGGCTTGTCCAAAATGTTACAGGAAGCGGCGGCTAAAACCGTCGGCGCCACCGTCTTTGGTTATCATGTCAATGATCCAGAACGTTTTGGGGTGGTGGATTTTGATGAAAACCATCACGCCATTTCGATCGTCGAAAAGCCAGAACACCCAACCAGTAACTACGCGGTCACTGGCTTGTATTTCTACGATAATCAAGTAGTGGATATTGCTAAAAAGATCAAACCATCGCCACGGGGCGAGTTAGAGATCACTGACGTCAATCAAGAATATTTGCGTCGGGGCCAGCTGGATGTGCAATTAATGGGTCGTGGCTTTGCTTGGTTAGATACCGGTACCCACGCTTCATTGCAACAGGCATCCAGCTTCATCGAAACTATCCAAACGCGGCAAAATTTGGAAGTCGCTTGCTTAGAAGAAATTGCTTACCGGATGGGCTACATTGGCAAAGATAAGTTATTAGAGTTAGCGCAGCCACTGAAGAAAACTGAATACGGGCAGTACATGATCCGCTTAGCGACTGATCAGTTGGAGTATTTAGGCTAG
- the proC gene encoding pyrroline-5-carboxylate reductase — MKIGFIGAGHMAQAIMIGLCKQKYVATADILVHSAHETSYQPFAAEHGLTAVTSNAAIVTQADIVILAVPAAQTLDIVASLQDELASHEPILVSVAGGISLAQLQENSDSTGLSIVRAMPNVNVAIRQGMTALVTSPITPTADFAQVEQLFQALGDTTPLAEKDFATFSAVAGSAPAYAYLFIDSLARAGVKYGLDKEIATKIAAQTVLGSAANVAESSTNPWGLIDQVSSPGGTTVAGLLAMEEAGLMTAVVKGIDATIAKENAE, encoded by the coding sequence ATGAAAATTGGCTTTATCGGCGCCGGACATATGGCCCAAGCGATCATGATCGGTTTATGCAAGCAAAAATACGTGGCAACGGCGGATATTTTAGTGCATAGTGCGCATGAAACGAGCTATCAGCCGTTTGCCGCTGAGCATGGCTTGACGGCCGTAACTAGCAACGCTGCGATCGTAACACAAGCAGATATTGTGATTCTGGCGGTACCAGCGGCGCAAACGTTAGATATCGTGGCTTCGCTACAAGATGAATTGGCCAGTCATGAGCCAATTTTGGTTTCAGTTGCAGGTGGAATCTCTTTGGCACAGTTACAGGAAAACTCAGACAGCACTGGCTTAAGTATTGTCCGGGCGATGCCAAACGTCAACGTGGCGATTAGGCAAGGAATGACTGCTTTGGTTACTAGTCCAATTACGCCTACTGCTGATTTTGCTCAAGTGGAACAACTTTTCCAAGCCTTAGGTGATACCACTCCGTTGGCAGAGAAGGACTTTGCAACTTTTAGCGCTGTGGCTGGTAGCGCTCCGGCGTACGCCTATTTATTTATTGATTCGTTAGCGCGAGCAGGCGTTAAGTATGGTTTAGACAAAGAAATTGCAACTAAGATCGCGGCGCAGACAGTACTAGGTAGTGCAGCTAACGTTGCGGAAAGCAGTACCAATCCGTGGGGCTTGATCGATCAAGTTTCTTCACCTGGTGGCACAACGGTGGCTGGTTTATTAGCGATGGAAGAAGCTGGCCTAATGACGGCGGTAGTCAAAGGAATCGACGCCACGATTGCTAAAGAAAATGCCGAATAG
- a CDS encoding EpsG family protein, whose translation MYLLAATTITYVTNLVAGLRRPKYRWAEWLFLICLIILLGGNTQNADFFTYQWLYQAHIPYGEPGYRVLTRIGPMLGLDYRQFRLVLAAIFLVVLYIGIKKLTTHSAVFLAFYFCYPFFLDLIQLRNFMMMALLVYASHFLLEKTYRNLALFTFFVLLGASLQVLGVLYLLVIPLYYFDSRNLWKIGLLSIVFLASVIVMVPAFSQLLLELLGQLHLSHLSLYFVQKVRLGYLPFWLFSIFDLVFTYFSYHYLTERQLLTPRQRQIIWLMFTFTVVGVLTMPMYTYEFSFARALRDVIPFMIIAFLITLDALPRKQYLRWLYIGIFLAYVLAVVYFEMVPLLHDTIIPAFSNNWLVGS comes from the coding sequence GTGTATTTATTAGCAGCAACAACGATCACTTATGTGACGAATTTAGTGGCGGGATTACGCCGTCCCAAGTACCGCTGGGCTGAGTGGTTGTTTTTAATATGCTTGATCATCCTACTTGGCGGTAATACGCAGAATGCCGACTTTTTCACTTATCAATGGCTATACCAAGCGCATATTCCCTATGGGGAGCCAGGGTATCGCGTATTGACCCGTATTGGCCCGATGCTAGGCTTGGATTATCGTCAATTTCGGCTAGTTTTAGCGGCAATTTTCTTAGTTGTTTTATATATAGGTATAAAAAAATTAACGACCCATTCGGCAGTGTTTCTGGCTTTTTATTTTTGTTATCCGTTTTTCTTAGACTTGATCCAACTGCGTAACTTCATGATGATGGCGTTGTTAGTCTACGCCAGCCATTTCTTGTTGGAAAAAACGTATCGTAATTTAGCGTTGTTTACTTTTTTTGTTTTGCTCGGCGCTAGTTTGCAAGTTCTCGGTGTACTCTACTTATTAGTGATTCCGTTATACTATTTTGATTCACGGAACCTATGGAAAATTGGCTTGCTCAGTATCGTCTTTTTGGCATCAGTCATAGTGATGGTGCCGGCCTTTAGCCAATTATTACTTGAATTATTAGGCCAATTACACCTGAGCCACTTATCACTGTACTTTGTGCAGAAGGTACGTTTAGGCTACTTACCGTTTTGGTTATTCAGTATTTTTGATTTAGTCTTTACCTATTTCAGTTATCATTATTTAACTGAGCGTCAGTTATTGACGCCGCGGCAACGGCAAATCATTTGGTTGATGTTTACTTTTACGGTGGTCGGTGTGCTAACAATGCCAATGTACACTTACGAATTTTCATTTGCTCGTGCGTTACGTGATGTGATTCCATTTATGATCATTGCCTTTTTGATCACATTAGACGCACTGCCACGCAAACAATACTTGCGCTGGTTGTACATCGGAATTTTTCTGGCTTATGTGTTGGCGGTGGTTTATTTTGAAATGGTGCCCTTACTCCACGACACAATCATCCCGGCATTCAGCAACAACTGGCTCGTAGGTAGCTAA
- the rfbC gene encoding dTDP-4-dehydrorhamnose 3,5-epimerase: MNVLKTNLQDVRIVETDVFGDHRGFFTETYTKNKFVAAGIDNDFTQDNQSLSVEPGVLRGMHYQLAPYAQTKLLRAITGVIYDVLVDVRKGSPTYGQWEGYILSEYNHRQLLVPKGFAHGFVTLTPNVNVAYKVDGYYEPKADRGIAYDDPDIGIVWPMPLDHLVLSEKDQHHPRLKDAELNFTWEAKA, translated from the coding sequence ATGAACGTTTTAAAAACAAACTTACAAGATGTCCGTATCGTGGAAACTGATGTGTTCGGCGATCACCGTGGCTTTTTCACGGAAACTTACACTAAGAACAAATTCGTTGCAGCTGGTATCGACAACGACTTCACTCAAGACAATCAATCCTTATCGGTTGAACCCGGGGTGTTGCGCGGGATGCATTATCAATTAGCGCCTTATGCGCAAACTAAGTTATTGCGCGCTATTACAGGGGTGATCTATGACGTTTTAGTTGATGTCCGTAAAGGTTCACCGACATACGGCCAGTGGGAAGGTTATATTTTAAGCGAATACAACCATCGCCAATTATTGGTCCCTAAAGGCTTTGCCCACGGCTTTGTGACCTTGACGCCGAACGTGAATGTAGCCTATAAAGTGGATGGCTACTACGAACCCAAAGCTGATCGTGGCATCGCCTATGATGATCCTGATATTGGTATTGTTTGGCCAATGCCATTGGATCATTTGGTCTTGTCGGAAAAGGATCAACATCATCCTCGTTTGAAAGACGCTGAATTGAACTTTACTTGGGAGGCCAAAGCATAA
- the rfbD gene encoding dTDP-4-dehydrorhamnose reductase — MRILITGANGQLGTELRHLLDARETDYRATDSHELDITDKTAVDAYFKDFQPQVVYHCAAYTAVDAAEEAPGKAINQKVNVDGTANIAAAANKVGAIVVYISTDYVFDGDQAAEYTVDAQPAPRNEYGRAKYEGEQAVQRLADKYYIIRTSWVYGEYGKNFVYTMLKLAQTHDHLTVVNDQFGRPSWTRTLAEFMTYALDHQLDYGIYHLSNDNSCNWYEFAQAILKDKDVTVSPVTSAEYPQKAWRPRHSILNLSKTKATGFKIPTWQEALAAFMQEINA, encoded by the coding sequence ATGCGAATTTTAATTACTGGTGCTAATGGCCAATTAGGCACTGAATTACGTCATTTATTAGACGCGCGCGAAACCGACTATCGGGCAACCGATAGCCATGAATTAGATATTACCGACAAAACAGCAGTTGACGCTTACTTCAAAGATTTTCAGCCCCAAGTGGTTTATCACTGTGCTGCTTACACGGCAGTTGATGCTGCCGAAGAAGCACCAGGCAAGGCAATCAATCAAAAAGTTAACGTTGACGGAACGGCAAATATTGCCGCGGCAGCTAATAAAGTTGGGGCGATCGTGGTTTACATCAGTACCGATTATGTATTTGACGGCGACCAAGCTGCGGAGTACACCGTTGACGCGCAACCAGCACCACGAAATGAATATGGGCGTGCCAAATATGAAGGTGAACAAGCGGTCCAACGTTTAGCTGATAAATACTATATTATTCGAACTTCGTGGGTCTACGGCGAATATGGTAAGAACTTTGTTTACACGATGTTGAAATTAGCCCAGACGCATGATCATTTAACGGTGGTCAATGATCAATTTGGCCGGCCATCATGGACGCGGACGCTGGCTGAATTTATGACCTACGCTTTAGATCATCAATTGGACTATGGCATCTATCATTTATCCAATGACAATAGTTGTAACTGGTATGAGTTTGCCCAAGCGATCCTGAAAGATAAGGACGTCACCGTCAGCCCAGTAACTTCGGCAGAATATCCACAAAAAGCTTGGCGGCCACGGCACTCAATTTTGAATCTCAGTAAGACCAAAGCCACTGGTTTCAAAATCCCAACTTGGCAAGAAGCGTTAGCCGCATTTATGCAAGAAATTAATGCCTAA
- a CDS encoding glycosyltransferase family 2 protein, whose translation MVQVSCVLVTYNRLDLLKECLQALQKQTEALAHIVIVNNNSSDGTTEYLADLEGDQYIVHNVAQNIGGAAGFSLGMKIAYQQTNDDYFWIMDDDTIPDSDCLAQLLKGAANLQQHFGFLCSNVRWTNGESSNIPAPVVNWSQRISDNLIQVKTATFVSVLVQRKTVAELGLPVKEMFIWGDDTEYTTRISQKYPSYFVSESIVVHKTKLNLADATLINDEPNRIQRYTYLYRNLIYISRRYASKANTVRTYLSDLFYIFRILASARDHKSVRIRALVSGMIAGLFFNPKVEYPKK comes from the coding sequence ATGGTACAAGTTAGTTGTGTTTTAGTTACTTACAATCGGCTAGATTTATTGAAGGAGTGCTTGCAAGCACTACAAAAGCAAACTGAAGCGTTAGCACATATTGTGATCGTTAATAATAATAGTAGTGATGGAACAACTGAATATCTTGCTGATCTTGAAGGTGATCAATACATTGTTCACAACGTCGCACAAAATATTGGTGGTGCAGCTGGATTTAGCTTGGGGATGAAGATCGCTTATCAACAAACTAATGATGATTACTTCTGGATCATGGATGATGACACCATTCCTGACTCTGATTGTCTCGCACAACTTCTAAAGGGCGCAGCTAATTTACAACAACACTTTGGCTTTTTATGTAGTAACGTACGCTGGACAAATGGTGAAAGCTCAAATATTCCTGCACCAGTCGTGAATTGGTCGCAACGGATCAGCGATAATTTAATTCAGGTTAAAACGGCAACTTTTGTGTCCGTGTTAGTGCAAAGAAAAACTGTCGCCGAACTAGGGTTACCAGTAAAAGAAATGTTTATCTGGGGCGATGATACTGAATATACAACTAGGATTTCACAAAAGTATCCCAGTTATTTTGTCAGTGAAAGTATCGTGGTACATAAAACCAAACTAAATTTAGCAGATGCGACGTTGATCAACGATGAACCGAATAGAATTCAGCGCTACACTTATTTATATCGTAATTTAATTTATATTAGTCGGCGTTATGCTTCTAAAGCCAATACTGTGCGCACTTATCTTTCTGATCTGTTCTATATTTTTCGTATCTTGGCCAGCGCTCGTGATCATAAATCAGTTCGAATTAGAGCATTAGTCAGTGGGATGATAGCTGGCCTATTTTTTAATCCTAAAGTTGAGTATCCTAAAAAGTGA
- a CDS encoding GntR family transcriptional regulator — protein MESPVYIQIHNSIKRDIEAGKWAVGDRIPSERELSVTFGVSRMTLRQAIQTLVDEGILERRVGAGTYVANQKVQEKMSGVTSFTDIMLAQGKKPSSKTVSYHVASPSLSEKEKLQLTEDAQVLRMERIRYADDVPISFEVATVPEELVREFSKPEITSSLYRTLEHKAGLTLGGAQQTVTAQVASERIAELLDIKRGDPILRLRQISFLKSGEPFEYVRTQYVGSRFEFYLER, from the coding sequence ATGGAATCACCAGTCTATATCCAGATCCATAATTCGATCAAACGTGACATTGAAGCCGGCAAATGGGCAGTTGGCGACCGCATTCCCTCCGAACGCGAATTATCAGTAACGTTCGGCGTTAGTCGGATGACATTACGCCAAGCCATTCAAACCTTAGTCGATGAAGGTATTTTAGAACGCCGCGTTGGTGCCGGTACCTATGTTGCCAACCAAAAAGTTCAGGAAAAAATGTCCGGTGTCACCAGTTTTACCGACATCATGTTAGCACAAGGCAAGAAGCCATCTAGCAAAACAGTTTCTTATCATGTTGCCAGCCCTTCGCTATCAGAAAAAGAAAAACTTCAGTTAACTGAAGATGCCCAGGTGCTGCGAATGGAACGAATTCGTTACGCTGATGACGTGCCGATCAGTTTCGAAGTTGCTACTGTGCCCGAAGAATTGGTGCGTGAGTTTAGTAAGCCGGAGATTACCAGTTCGTTGTATCGTACTTTGGAACACAAAGCTGGTTTGACGCTGGGCGGTGCACAACAAACGGTCACGGCCCAAGTTGCTTCCGAACGCATCGCTGAACTACTTGACATTAAACGCGGCGATCCAATTCTGCGGTTACGCCAAATTTCATTCTTGAAGAGCGGCGAACCGTTTGAATACGTGCGTACTCAATACGTCGGTAGTCGCTTTGAATTTTATTTGGAACGTTAA